The Macadamia integrifolia cultivar HAES 741 unplaced genomic scaffold, SCU_Mint_v3 scaffold3322, whole genome shotgun sequence genome includes the window GGACATGGGCTTGGCCCATTAAGTttctaaatataaaatataaaactaaGTCAAACCATATGGATCCAGCCCAAGTCCAATAAAACCCAATTATTGTGAATTAAAAGCTTAAGGGTAATGAAGTAAAATCACTTGGTTCAATTCTTTAAACCATAATAATAAGTTGAAccgtacttttttttttactaaacaaCCATAAACGTACTCACCcttttttgtcactttttttttttttaaaaaccaaaCCGTACGGTTTTCCAAAAGATAaatcaagggattttttttataaatttaacTTTACCAGTTCTgtcctttagtaataatatataatatattatttttctcgtttcttcaaaacaaaacgactcgaggagaagaaattgatttttattactggtggtatagccgatcgatttttcatgaacgaggctctgataccattgaaagaaaataaatacggaacgattcatgaagatcgataagcatgcacgacaaacactacaaaaacaagttttatgcatacctgaatccatgactgaagaataagaactcctcaatgtcttcttgtatgctcctcgtacaacacgatcaatgttggtctagtctaccctctttcctttttgcttttgatcgttagcctcacttaatgggtcagtgataactatatataggggtgagggtagggaccaaccttgcaataaaattagggtttcctccccattaaggaaacaatacctttggtctacacatagtaataaatatttcataccattaaggcgtgctaatagaatccaatatctccatagagatcacttaccaataatattggattctttttgcttactccatctttaatcaacaccactaaaccgattttggaaacaaatctttgactatgctagcccacctaataggaaatcttacaagaACTACATTAACGACGTTTCTATGATCGCCACCAGCTGCGAGCTGCAAGATTTGGTTCCTAGTGAGGGACTTGCCCAATGAGTAATTCTCGTCAAGGATCTGATTACCCATttggagagaaagggaagagggCTTCTTGTTCTTGGAGCTGAGGTGGTAGTACTTGTCTGTGATCTTCCACCAAGTGAGAAAAGGGGGTCTCTGTTGGGGTTGGGGCTTCAATGAAGCTTGTGAGGATGATGTGAGGGAAGAGATGAAATCTGAGATAATGGCGCGTTGGGCAGGTTTGAAATTGCCGTACCAGATGAGATTGACAGAGATTTTTCCTGAGAGAAGGGGACCATTGTGGTATTGGAAGAGCATAGACTGATCCTCCACTGATCCAGTGAGTATCCTCCCAGCATTGGAAAAATGTAAGAGGGAAACTACCAGGACGACTTGGAAGAGCAATGTAGAAACAAAAGAGGCCATATTAGGGAACTTGAGAAGTAAAGATAGGGGAGCTTTAGAGATTTAGAGAAAGAGCTCTCTGCAAGagatgagagaagagagagaggatgaaattctttgAATGTTATGGAGGAGagaaggtggagattgttgtcTGGATGTTGTGGAGGAGAGAAGCAGGTAGGGGTTCTTTATATCGTTTTGATATACTTGGCCAAATGGGTTGGAGAAGCAACGGAGAAAGAGGGGCTTGTGTTGTTTGTATTCAGTGTGTGCCTGTGTGGTGTAGTACTGATGGAGGTGGAGGCCTCAACTGTTTGACTGTTGACATTATAAAAGCAAAAAGTGTTGTTTGAACTTTAGATAAAAATAAGGATTGGGTTTCCCTTGGTTTATTTAATGGTTACAGCCCAGCTCCAGCTTAAGAGTGAGATATCATAGAAGGATGTGTGGAAGTAACCAACCGACTGGAACCTTTTGGATGCCCCAGCTCATTTCCTACTCTTGACAGTAAAGAAAAGCTCATTTACAACTCCACCAGGGCTTGGAAGATCATCTACATGATATCCCTGTTAGAGACACGTTCTTTCTTACGTCATAATTTTGATAGGTCAAAGTTTTCCTTCGTCCATTGGGGAGGAAGAATCTCTTAACAGTCaatttttttagtatttattATATTAGAATCATTAAAACTAGGATATGGAATATGAGCCTATATGttaaattatataatatatatcatatcatactaTTTTCAAAAGTCAGTATTCTATCTTTTAggtatattttttcatttgacAAGATTACCCCTAGAATTACTCAACCACTTACCATTCCAAGAATGAGAGCATGAGACC containing:
- the LOC122068010 gene encoding protein EXORDIUM-like, whose translation is MASFVSTLLFQVVLVVSLLHFSNAGRILTGSVEDQSMLFQYHNGPLLSGKISVNLIWYGNFKPAQRAIISDFISSLTSSSQASLKPQPQQRPPFLTWWKITDKYYHLSSKNKKPSSLSLQMGNQILDENYSLGKSLTRNQILQLAAGGDHRNVVNVVL